The Streptomyces sp. NBC_00659 genomic interval CTCCATTCCCCCATCGCAGACCGAAGACGTATCGCGAGGATTGCGTGTGGTCAGCTCTCGGCACCAGATGGAACGAGCCAGTAGCACGGTTAGGCGCGAGACAGCACTCTGGTGATACCTGCGATTACGGTAGTGGCGAGTATCCATCCGGCCATGATGGCGGCCCAGGCTACCCACTGGCCTGGTCCGTGCGCGCTGAAGGCTCGTTGTTGACCTAAGTCGAGCACAGGAAGGAAGGTATCCGTCGAGTAAGTGAAGGCGGAGAAGGCCGGTGTTCCCACTCCTCCGGAAGGGGTCGGTGGGTTCGCCGTAAAATAGCTGGTCGTGCCCGCAATTCCTGCCACGAGCCAGGCGAGGGCCCGGGCTGGCCGATAGCCGAAGCCGATCACGCCGTCCTGGATCCAGCCCCACAACTTTGATGGGAGGCGCAGCTGGCTACGACGATGCCGCTGCTTCGCCAATAGCACCGTGCGAGCATCCTCGTCATGCCCAAGGCGCCGGTAGTAGGCGGCCAACTGCTCGTAGCGCCAGGGTTGGTAGTCGAAGTCCCCCCGTCGGAGCCATGCAATTCGTGCCCGAGCGGGCTGACGAGGTTGAAGCATGTCGTACCGGGTCTGGTCTAGGTCGAGGCGTTCTGGTTGAAATGCGGCGTCATCCCGGAGCGTGAGTACTGTTGCCCCTCTGAGCAGAACGGTCTCGGGCGATGATTTGAGCCCGTCCAGGCAGAGTTCCTCAGCTCGGGTGTTCTCACAGTCGAACACTGCAGGTTGGGGCCCTCTGAGATTCGCCCCGCGGAATGAGAGCTGACCGTTGATATGAGCGCCTGACAGAGCGACTCCACCAACTGCACTGAACCCGTCGGTGCACGAGAGGTCACCCGAGACCGTTGCGTGAGGCGCCCGGAGCGCGGGCCCCCCACGGTGGTTGGCGAGCTTCGCGCCTCTCAGCTCCACTCCCGCTCCGACAGAAGCGCCGTAGAGGTTCACGCCACCGTCAGCGGTCAAACCACTGCTGGCGTAGAGACCGCCACGCACCGTCATATTGGGAGCATTGAGCGCCCATCCATCCGTATCGGTCAGCGAAGCCCCGTTCAACCAGAGCTGGCCGCCAATCTCGGCTCCGAACAGTGAGAGCCCACCCTTCACTTCGGCTCTCGTACAAGACAGATCCGAACCCGTCACAAGGTTCTGTGCCCGGAGAGCCGGGCCCTGCTGAGGCCTGGTCAGCACAGCACCTTTCAGCTCGACGCCTGCGCCTACCGTGGTGCCGTAGAGGTTGACACCCCCATCCGCGATGAACCCCTGTCCGCAATACATGCCGCCAGAGACCTCCATGTCCGGAGCGTCGAGGGCATATCCGTCCGGGCAGGTTAGGTGAGCCCCCACCAACCAGAGTGGGCCTTCGATACGCGCCCCAAAGAGATGGACTCGGCCGCCAATGATTTTTGTGAGATCTAGATCTC includes:
- a CDS encoding oxidoreductase, producing MEVSGGMYCGQGFIADGGVNLYGTTVGAGVELKGAVLTRPQQGPALRAQNLVTGSDLSCTRAEVKGGLSLFGAEIGGQLWLNGASLTDTDGWALNAPNMTVRGGLYASSGLTADGGVNLYGASVGAGVELRGAKLANHRGGPALRAPHATVSGDLSCTDGFSAVGGVALSGAHINGQLSFRGANLRGPQPAVFDCENTRAEELCLDGLKSSPETVLLRGATVLTLRDDAAFQPERLDLDQTRYDMLQPRQPARARIAWLRRGDFDYQPWRYEQLAAYYRRLGHDEDARTVLLAKQRHRRSQLRLPSKLWGWIQDGVIGFGYRPARALAWLVAGIAGTTSYFTANPPTPSGGVGTPAFSAFTYSTDTFLPVLDLGQQRAFSAHGPGQWVAWAAIMAGWILATTVIAGITRVLSRA